The following are from one region of the Actinopolyspora halophila DSM 43834 genome:
- a CDS encoding CAP domain-containing protein — protein sequence MRTKTSRVLLLLVPATLLLPLPAHGTTTRAEPTGGAERILELTNRARAGAGCPRVRLNPSLTRTAQRHSTDMARNDYLGHIGSRGTDHITRARRAGYPSSYVGENVAAGNADASTTFAQWSTSRQHRKNILDCSFTELGVGHAANPNSEWGHYWTQLFGSTGARD from the coding sequence ATGAGAACGAAAACGAGCCGGGTACTCCTCCTTCTCGTCCCCGCCACGCTGCTCCTGCCCCTACCGGCCCACGGGACCACCACCCGTGCGGAACCCACGGGCGGAGCCGAGCGGATACTGGAGCTGACCAATCGGGCCAGAGCCGGCGCGGGTTGTCCGCGAGTCCGGTTGAACCCGTCGCTGACCAGAACGGCCCAACGGCACAGCACCGACATGGCCCGCAACGACTACCTGGGGCACATCGGGAGCAGGGGCACGGACCACATAACCAGAGCACGCCGCGCGGGCTACCCGTCCTCGTACGTGGGGGAGAACGTGGCCGCGGGCAACGCGGACGCGTCCACGACCTTCGCCCAGTGGAGCACCAGTCGGCAGCACCGGAAGAACATCCTGGACTGCTCCTTCACCGAGCTCGGGGTAGGACACGCGGCGAACCCGAACAGCGAGTGGGGACACTACTGGACACAGCTCTTCGGAAGCACCGGTGCGCGGGACTGA
- a CDS encoding CPBP family intramembrane glutamic endopeptidase — protein MSDHFARADQPGPTGENPPLAAEPPPPRGVLRAVPGTPFDMLARNPAHRWWRPLVTLLVFAGTAVLALICMTVLFVGMILMGMPTQVLGVVVDPALSVDDLLRDPLLMLFFSFALLVALIPAAVLTARWTQRRSPASLVSVAGGFRGRWLGSTLLWGLLVFGTMFGVSLLLQVFAGVPLLEGFPGWWSYSSIVLIAVIVVPVQSAAEELVFRGLLLQTLNAWFRVPWLGIVVSSLVFLSGHGYTDPAVWGELLLMAGAMCWLSIRTGGLEAAVALHVSNNSLSLFIAGLSGVPGVEQGGNYPLTQVIPLMVAVVVYTWLVDRSAARRGLHTVVGGREPIHPVTLRPRGSSRAESRTTEGVNS, from the coding sequence GTGTCCGATCATTTCGCACGCGCCGACCAACCAGGCCCCACGGGGGAGAATCCCCCACTCGCGGCGGAGCCCCCGCCGCCTCGTGGCGTACTTCGGGCGGTGCCGGGAACGCCGTTCGACATGCTCGCGCGCAATCCGGCACACCGCTGGTGGCGCCCGCTGGTGACGCTGCTGGTCTTCGCCGGAACCGCCGTGCTCGCGTTGATCTGCATGACCGTGCTGTTCGTCGGCATGATTCTGATGGGGATGCCCACCCAGGTGCTGGGTGTCGTGGTCGATCCGGCGCTGAGCGTCGATGACTTGTTGCGTGATCCGTTGCTGATGCTGTTTTTCAGCTTCGCGTTGCTCGTGGCGCTGATTCCCGCTGCAGTGCTGACGGCTCGCTGGACTCAGCGTCGAAGCCCGGCGAGCCTGGTGAGTGTGGCGGGGGGTTTCCGGGGCCGTTGGCTCGGTTCGACTCTGCTGTGGGGCCTGCTCGTCTTCGGCACGATGTTCGGTGTCAGCCTGCTGCTCCAGGTGTTCGCGGGGGTCCCCCTCCTCGAGGGTTTTCCCGGCTGGTGGTCGTACTCGTCGATCGTGCTGATAGCCGTGATCGTCGTTCCGGTGCAGAGCGCGGCCGAGGAGCTGGTTTTCCGCGGGTTGCTGCTGCAGACGCTCAACGCCTGGTTCCGGGTGCCGTGGTTGGGCATCGTGGTGTCCTCCTTGGTCTTCCTGTCCGGACACGGGTACACGGATCCCGCGGTGTGGGGCGAACTGCTTCTGATGGCCGGGGCCATGTGCTGGCTCAGCATCCGCACCGGAGGTTTGGAAGCGGCCGTCGCACTGCACGTGAGCAACAACAGCCTGAGTTTGTTCATAGCGGGACTGTCGGGGGTTCCCGGTGTCGAGCAGGGCGGGAACTACCCGCTCACCCAGGTGATCCCTCTCATGGTCGCTGTCGTGGTGTACACGTGGCTGGTGGACAGGAGCGCGGCTCGCCGTGGTCTGCACACAGTCGTCGGGGGACGGGAACCGATCCATCCGGTGACCCTGCGTCCCCGGGGGTCCTCGCGGGCTGAATCCCGCACTACGGAGGGGGTAAACTCGTAG
- the pstB gene encoding phosphate ABC transporter ATP-binding protein PstB, whose protein sequence is MAKRIEVEDLDIYYGSFRAVRNVSMTIHPRAITALIGPSGCGKSTYLRALNRMHELIPAARVEGRVVMDDQDLYAPGVDPVDVRKHVGMVFQRPNPFPTMSVYENVAAGLRLNHKRMRKSEMDGVVEESLRGANLWEEVKDRLDKPGSGLSGGQQQRLCIARAIAVKPEVLLMDEPCSALDPISTHAIEDLMAELKENYTIVIVTHNMQQAARVSNYTGFFNIGGTGEPGELVELDETPTIFSTPAHTDTEEYISGRFG, encoded by the coding sequence ATGGCGAAACGCATCGAAGTCGAGGACCTGGACATCTACTACGGCTCCTTCCGCGCGGTGCGGAACGTGTCCATGACGATCCATCCGCGCGCGATCACCGCGTTGATCGGCCCCTCCGGGTGTGGCAAATCCACCTATCTGCGGGCGCTCAACCGGATGCACGAGCTCATCCCCGCCGCCCGCGTGGAGGGGCGGGTCGTCATGGACGATCAGGACCTGTACGCGCCCGGCGTGGACCCGGTCGACGTGCGCAAACACGTCGGCATGGTCTTCCAGCGGCCGAACCCGTTCCCGACGATGTCGGTCTACGAGAACGTGGCGGCGGGGCTGCGACTCAACCACAAGCGGATGCGGAAGTCCGAAATGGACGGGGTCGTCGAGGAGTCGTTGCGTGGTGCCAACCTCTGGGAGGAGGTCAAGGACCGCCTCGACAAGCCGGGTTCCGGACTCTCCGGTGGGCAACAGCAGCGGCTCTGCATAGCGCGGGCCATCGCCGTCAAGCCCGAGGTGTTGCTGATGGACGAGCCCTGTTCGGCGCTCGACCCCATCTCGACGCACGCGATCGAGGACCTGATGGCCGAGCTCAAGGAGAACTACACCATCGTCATCGTCACCCACAACATGCAGCAGGCCGCGCGGGTGAGCAACTACACGGGGTTCTTCAACATCGGCGGCACCGGGGAACCGGGGGAACTGGTCGAGCTCGACGAGACACCGACGATTTTCTCGACCCCCGCCCACACGGACACGGAGGAGTACATCTCCGGCCGCTTCGGCTGA
- a CDS encoding PHP domain-containing protein — protein MHSTESDGTDEPAELVRTAVDAGLDTIALTDHDTTAGWREIERAVREQNRTSLRVVPGAELSCSSDDGHGGSVTVHLLAYLFDPESQALADEQLRLRSERRGRLEQMARRMAADGFPVDPDALMAGLPPDSPGGRPHLARALVEGGSVETVTEAFDRYLRTGGPYYLPRTDTPVERAIEMITEAGGVTVLAHPFAASRGRSVTEDVIADLADRGLSGVEVEHPDHEDKARGRLRGLAAELGLVPTGGSDYHGTNKSIAMGSRLTEAQSLERLTAECTGSSIIG, from the coding sequence GTGCATTCCACCGAGTCCGACGGCACGGACGAACCCGCCGAACTCGTCCGGACCGCCGTCGACGCCGGGCTCGACACCATCGCGTTGACCGATCACGACACCACCGCGGGGTGGCGGGAGATCGAGCGGGCGGTGCGCGAGCAGAACCGTACTTCTCTCCGCGTGGTCCCCGGTGCGGAGCTGTCCTGCAGCAGCGACGACGGCCACGGCGGAAGCGTGACGGTCCACCTGCTGGCCTACCTCTTCGACCCCGAATCGCAGGCGCTGGCCGACGAACAGCTTCGCCTGCGCTCCGAAAGGCGCGGTCGGCTGGAGCAGATGGCCCGCAGGATGGCCGCGGACGGCTTCCCGGTGGACCCGGACGCCCTGATGGCGGGGTTGCCACCCGACTCCCCCGGAGGACGCCCACATCTGGCCAGGGCTCTTGTCGAGGGCGGAAGCGTGGAAACGGTCACCGAGGCTTTCGACAGGTATCTCCGCACCGGAGGCCCCTACTACCTCCCGCGCACCGACACCCCGGTGGAACGGGCCATCGAGATGATCACCGAAGCCGGCGGTGTCACGGTCCTGGCCCATCCTTTCGCGGCTTCCAGGGGACGGTCCGTCACGGAGGACGTGATCGCCGACCTGGCCGATCGCGGTTTGAGCGGTGTCGAGGTCGAACACCCGGACCACGAGGACAAGGCGCGCGGGAGGTTGCGTGGACTCGCGGCCGAACTGGGACTGGTTCCCACGGGAGGCAGTGACTACCACGGGACGAACAAGAGCATAGCCATGGGAAGCAGGCTCACCGAGGCTCAGTCCCTGGAACGACTGACGGCGGAGTGCACCGGCAGCTCGATCATCGGTTGA
- the corA gene encoding magnesium/cobalt transporter CorA, with translation MFSIPALGLRNRSTRNGHRSRPVTTASNHSTPVVDCAVYVDGLRLPGEWTHEQAMTEVRERHGGFVWIGLHEPDQQQINGVAETFGLHELAVEDAVHAHQRPKLERYDETLFMVLKTVRYVPNRARATNSDIVESGELMIFLGRDFVITVRHGQQAELTRVRNELEQSPDHLALGPAAVVHGIADHVVDSYLGVTESVQDDIDSIETEVFAPRTSVEAEQIYLMKREVMQLRRAVMPLSQPLQRLAGGYTAHVPDQVRSYFRNVEDHLATVSERVASFDELLTTLVDATLAKITLQQNTDMRKISAWVAIISTPTMIAGIYGMNFDEMPETQWAFGYPVTLLVMMLACVMLFKIFRRNNWL, from the coding sequence GTGTTCAGCATCCCTGCGCTCGGCCTGCGCAACAGGTCCACACGCAACGGCCACCGCAGCCGTCCGGTTACCACGGCGTCGAATCACTCCACACCGGTCGTCGACTGCGCGGTCTACGTGGACGGGCTCAGGCTCCCCGGTGAGTGGACGCACGAGCAGGCCATGACCGAGGTACGTGAAAGGCACGGCGGTTTCGTCTGGATCGGACTGCACGAACCGGACCAGCAGCAGATAAACGGAGTCGCCGAGACCTTCGGGCTGCACGAGCTCGCCGTCGAGGACGCCGTGCACGCCCACCAGCGCCCCAAGCTGGAGCGTTATGACGAAACACTGTTCATGGTGCTCAAGACGGTGCGCTACGTCCCGAACCGCGCGCGGGCGACCAACAGCGACATCGTCGAGAGCGGCGAGCTGATGATCTTCCTCGGCCGCGACTTCGTGATCACCGTCCGCCACGGGCAGCAGGCCGAGCTGACCCGCGTGCGCAACGAACTGGAACAGTCCCCCGATCACCTGGCGCTGGGCCCCGCTGCGGTGGTGCACGGCATAGCCGACCACGTGGTCGACAGCTACCTCGGGGTCACCGAGTCGGTCCAGGACGACATCGACTCGATCGAGACCGAGGTGTTCGCACCGCGCACGAGCGTGGAGGCCGAGCAGATCTACTTGATGAAGCGCGAGGTCATGCAACTGCGCCGGGCCGTCATGCCGCTGTCGCAACCGCTGCAGCGACTCGCGGGCGGGTACACGGCCCACGTCCCCGATCAGGTGCGTTCCTACTTCAGAAACGTGGAGGACCACCTGGCCACGGTCTCGGAACGGGTGGCATCCTTCGACGAGTTGCTGACCACGCTGGTCGACGCGACCCTCGCGAAGATCACGCTGCAGCAGAACACCGACATGCGCAAGATATCGGCCTGGGTCGCCATCATATCGACGCCCACGATGATCGCCGGTATCTACGGAATGAATTTCGACGAGATGCCGGAAACCCAGTGGGCTTTCGGCTATCCGGTGACGCTGCTGGTGATGATGCTGGCCTGCGTCATGCTGTTCAAGATCTTCAGAAGGAACAACTGGTTGTGA
- a CDS encoding PH domain-containing protein, whose translation MFAPRDPGEYLLDTERRVIRVRRHWACLVWDIFEAAGLLLGVMMISVLLPEGNWLLQNVLWYGGLFVLLRFIYQVLDWYVERIVVTDKRFMITEGIFTTSVQMMPVTKVTDLTYSRSIPGRLFGYGTLIVESAGQIQALNRIEYLPNPEEVFDAISSLVFGEKKAQQDRFSMLKARRAAVGRGRAKLTE comes from the coding sequence ATGTTCGCACCGAGGGATCCGGGGGAGTACCTACTCGACACCGAGCGGCGTGTGATCCGGGTTCGCAGGCATTGGGCGTGTCTCGTGTGGGACATCTTCGAGGCAGCCGGGTTGTTGCTCGGAGTGATGATGATCTCCGTTCTGCTGCCCGAGGGGAACTGGTTGCTGCAGAACGTCCTCTGGTACGGTGGGCTGTTCGTGCTGTTGCGCTTCATCTACCAGGTGTTGGACTGGTACGTGGAGCGGATCGTGGTCACGGACAAGCGATTCATGATCACGGAGGGGATCTTCACGACTTCCGTGCAGATGATGCCCGTGACCAAGGTCACCGACCTGACCTACTCGCGCAGCATTCCGGGAAGGTTGTTCGGGTACGGGACGTTGATCGTCGAGTCGGCGGGACAGATCCAGGCGCTCAACCGGATCGAGTACCTGCCCAATCCGGAAGAGGTCTTCGACGCGATCTCCTCGTTGGTCTTCGGGGAGAAAAAGGCCCAGCAGGACCGCTTCTCGATGCTCAAGGCCCGCAGAGCCGCCGTCGGGCGCGGCAGGGCCAAACTGACCGAGTGA
- a CDS encoding patatin-like protein, with product MSSHESNSRSSRQLRLALALRGGASMAVWIGGAVAETDRLRRWVSHEQERESGPRSRHPWAALAELAGYDSVELDVLAGTSAGGLNATLLATSLVYGMPFGVMRRAWIRLADLEAMARPVPRPWESRPESLLEGDGYFRAELNELLAEGIGNGSDEEAVRRVELLLTATLLDPVSERHFDAAGTEFDKARRQAMFRFRHRGRPGEPLSDFGSAERPADTARLLAQAARTTSSFPFAFEPAVFRSTARDGTERANGQPTADSPSGAPNMYGKFSETTRSDGARFRAMDGGVLDNIPVTAAVEAIRQVEADTPTERWLLYLNPEPTPKEPSERTAGFARAVTATALRAKLGQESLLTDIEAIEEHNRRAREASGRREAVFTELAETPRPERWGWLSARMSAVRVEHAERFAEARAESVYELLTAPKDTAGTPLLSPLPKQPLLDWPGTACTGLRERLVHHHRGEAFRRPAEVFGDSDTLLAAVDECLRWTRELEAHCALPTERFGVLKGSLYRLRAVFETLEGYAARCWVHAARTEPVFVRAELDGWIECVWQRRYRLQHALPSPMGALLDPLLDSVPAAEPGFGTVFQRRLADFAAELASVVESPGFEAADSDTGVDPVAEGWAVLDRIAGKVLEATSEEGLADLDRVTRAFLETASDGDAARLLRALVVIGVPLGVGDGDESRVLLHRLAGDQSSPLPFTALRDGNGRIPVPDKVRGSGMGNFAAFLSAKWRANDWMWGRLDAVASIVEMLIEPGRLRWHGASDASRTGDELQAILCEPTTAELGEMDESTIGQWREFLTERWAERSGAVRAELEALFANPADEHPLTATRAAVTERLQWTAVAEELPFVEAVDSGADPTAGDVPIRRDPRALDSAVRSYDVGKQRCDDLAEDRAASMATRFTLLAHRALLPRWKGFRGVLAALAVTVAKPVLLLIAFGLAAPRRTAVCVMTGAAATVLAGSADGDGVWGWLRLYELSGTGVGVVGGAAALLAVLAAARWGWLSVPRSGSNATRWLGGLVAGGLLAALGYWVLGAGPRLGALGVLLVAVWMVWYASFALRKGGRIAATVLALVSFGTTLGVAVAFDWSVPGWMSLATISTACAQTLLLSVADVLRPRPRARGGLVGGGRTATVRSSETSAVGAGSG from the coding sequence GTGTCCAGCCACGAGTCGAATTCGCGGTCCTCCCGGCAACTGCGTCTCGCGCTGGCGCTGCGTGGCGGGGCCAGCATGGCCGTGTGGATCGGGGGAGCCGTAGCCGAGACGGACCGGCTGCGGCGTTGGGTCTCCCACGAACAGGAACGGGAGTCGGGCCCCCGCTCCCGGCACCCCTGGGCCGCGCTGGCCGAGCTCGCCGGGTACGACTCGGTCGAGCTGGACGTGCTCGCCGGGACCTCCGCGGGCGGGCTCAACGCCACGCTGCTGGCCACCTCGCTCGTCTACGGGATGCCGTTCGGGGTCATGCGGCGCGCGTGGATCAGGTTGGCCGATCTGGAGGCCATGGCGCGTCCCGTTCCCCGTCCCTGGGAATCGCGCCCCGAGTCGTTGCTGGAGGGCGACGGCTACTTCCGCGCCGAGCTGAACGAACTGCTGGCCGAGGGGATCGGGAACGGCTCCGACGAGGAGGCGGTCCGGCGTGTGGAGCTGCTGCTGACGGCCACGCTGCTGGACCCGGTCTCCGAGCGGCATTTCGACGCGGCGGGCACGGAGTTCGACAAGGCACGTCGCCAGGCGATGTTCCGGTTCAGGCACAGGGGGCGGCCGGGGGAGCCGCTCAGCGATTTCGGTTCGGCGGAGCGCCCGGCGGACACGGCGCGACTGCTCGCCCAGGCGGCCCGGACCACCTCCTCCTTCCCGTTCGCCTTCGAGCCCGCGGTCTTCCGGTCCACGGCCCGTGACGGCACGGAGCGCGCGAACGGACAGCCCACTGCGGACAGTCCCTCCGGGGCGCCCAACATGTACGGAAAGTTCTCCGAGACGACCCGTTCGGACGGTGCGCGCTTCCGGGCCATGGACGGCGGGGTGTTGGACAACATACCCGTCACGGCCGCGGTCGAGGCGATACGGCAGGTCGAGGCCGACACCCCCACGGAACGATGGCTGCTCTACCTCAACCCCGAACCGACCCCGAAGGAGCCCTCCGAACGCACGGCCGGTTTCGCACGTGCGGTCACGGCCACGGCGCTGCGGGCGAAACTCGGGCAGGAGAGCCTGCTCACCGACATCGAGGCCATCGAAGAGCACAATCGCCGTGCGCGCGAGGCGTCCGGCAGACGCGAAGCCGTTTTCACGGAGCTGGCCGAGACGCCGCGGCCGGAGCGCTGGGGCTGGCTGAGCGCCCGTATGAGCGCGGTCCGCGTGGAGCACGCCGAGCGGTTCGCCGAGGCCCGCGCCGAAAGCGTGTACGAGCTGCTGACGGCTCCGAAGGACACCGCGGGAACCCCGCTGCTGTCCCCGCTGCCCAAACAGCCCCTGCTGGACTGGCCCGGGACCGCCTGCACCGGGTTGCGCGAACGACTCGTGCACCACCACCGCGGCGAGGCCTTCCGGCGACCGGCCGAGGTCTTCGGCGACTCGGACACGTTGCTGGCCGCGGTGGACGAGTGCCTGCGCTGGACCCGCGAGCTCGAAGCTCACTGCGCGCTGCCCACGGAACGGTTCGGCGTGCTCAAGGGGAGCCTGTACCGGTTGCGCGCCGTCTTCGAGACCCTGGAAGGGTACGCCGCCCGTTGCTGGGTACACGCGGCGCGCACCGAGCCGGTCTTCGTCCGGGCGGAGCTGGACGGTTGGATCGAGTGCGTGTGGCAGCGGCGGTACCGGCTGCAACACGCACTTCCCTCTCCCATGGGGGCGCTGCTGGATCCGCTGCTGGACAGCGTCCCGGCAGCGGAACCGGGGTTCGGCACGGTTTTCCAGCGACGACTGGCCGATTTCGCGGCCGAGCTGGCCTCCGTCGTGGAGTCCCCGGGGTTCGAGGCGGCCGATTCCGACACCGGGGTGGACCCGGTCGCCGAGGGCTGGGCGGTGTTGGACCGTATCGCGGGGAAGGTGCTGGAAGCCACGAGCGAGGAAGGGCTCGCGGACCTCGACCGGGTGACGCGAGCCTTCCTGGAGACCGCCTCCGACGGGGACGCGGCGCGGTTGCTGCGCGCGCTGGTGGTCATCGGGGTTCCGCTGGGGGTGGGGGACGGCGACGAGTCGCGGGTGCTGCTGCACCGTTTGGCCGGGGACCAGTCCAGCCCGTTGCCGTTCACGGCGCTGCGCGACGGGAACGGCCGGATACCGGTTCCGGACAAGGTCCGGGGGTCGGGGATGGGGAATTTCGCGGCCTTCCTCTCGGCCAAGTGGCGGGCCAACGACTGGATGTGGGGACGGCTCGATGCCGTGGCGAGCATCGTGGAGATGCTGATCGAACCGGGGCGGTTGCGCTGGCACGGTGCTTCCGACGCTTCCCGGACGGGCGACGAGCTCCAGGCGATCCTGTGCGAGCCCACCACCGCCGAGCTCGGGGAGATGGACGAGTCCACGATCGGACAGTGGCGCGAGTTCCTGACGGAACGCTGGGCCGAGCGCTCCGGTGCGGTGCGGGCGGAACTGGAGGCCCTGTTCGCGAATCCCGCGGACGAGCACCCGTTGACGGCCACCAGAGCGGCCGTGACGGAACGCTTGCAGTGGACCGCCGTGGCCGAGGAACTGCCGTTCGTGGAGGCGGTCGACTCCGGAGCCGACCCCACGGCGGGGGACGTGCCGATCAGGCGTGATCCACGTGCGCTGGACTCCGCTGTGCGGAGCTACGACGTGGGCAAACAGCGTTGCGACGATCTCGCCGAGGACCGTGCGGCTTCGATGGCGACCCGGTTCACCCTGCTGGCCCACCGCGCTCTCCTACCGCGGTGGAAGGGCTTCCGCGGCGTGCTGGCCGCGCTGGCCGTGACGGTCGCGAAACCCGTACTCCTGTTGATCGCTTTCGGGTTGGCCGCGCCGCGCCGCACCGCGGTCTGCGTGATGACCGGTGCGGCCGCGACGGTTCTCGCCGGGTCGGCGGACGGGGACGGGGTGTGGGGCTGGCTACGGCTCTACGAGCTCTCCGGCACGGGGGTCGGGGTGGTCGGCGGCGCGGCCGCTCTCCTCGCCGTGCTCGCGGCCGCTCGCTGGGGGTGGTTGTCCGTGCCACGTTCCGGTTCGAACGCCACGCGCTGGCTCGGCGGACTCGTGGCCGGGGGACTGCTCGCGGCCCTCGGCTACTGGGTGCTCGGCGCGGGACCGCGACTGGGGGCGCTCGGCGTGCTGCTCGTGGCCGTGTGGATGGTCTGGTACGCGAGCTTCGCCCTGCGAAAAGGCGGCAGAATCGCCGCGACGGTGCTCGCGCTGGTCTCTTTCGGGACCACGCTCGGCGTGGCGGTCGCCTTCGACTGGTCGGTTCCCGGTTGGATGTCGCTGGCCACGATCTCGACGGCTTGTGCGCAGACCCTGCTGCTGAGCGTCGCCGACGTGCTCCGCCCGCGTCCGCGGGCGCGGGGCGGACTTGTCGGCGGGGGCCGAACAGCCACGGTGCGGAGTTCCGAGACCAGCGCGGTGGGCGCGGGAAGCGGGTGA
- a CDS encoding general stress protein: MSSPFSGSARSTQGLPSLPTPPTGWPIGSYGTYEEAQRAVDHLADNDFPVQEVTIVGVDLMLVERVTGRLTWARVLGGGAASGAWFGLFVGLIMGIFSAQNAWLGPLLFGLGIGVVFGLIFAAVTYYSTKGRRDFSSSSQIVAGRYDVLSQPSHAEQARDMLARLAMGGPATQQ, translated from the coding sequence GTGAGCAGCCCGTTTTCCGGCTCCGCCCGGTCAACCCAGGGGCTACCCAGCTTGCCCACCCCGCCGACAGGTTGGCCCATCGGCTCCTATGGCACCTACGAGGAAGCCCAGCGCGCCGTGGACCACCTCGCGGACAACGATTTCCCCGTGCAGGAAGTCACCATCGTGGGTGTCGATCTGATGCTCGTCGAACGCGTGACGGGAAGGTTGACCTGGGCGCGTGTGTTGGGCGGTGGTGCCGCTTCGGGGGCGTGGTTCGGCCTGTTCGTCGGGTTGATCATGGGGATCTTCTCGGCGCAGAACGCCTGGCTCGGGCCGCTGTTGTTCGGTCTGGGGATCGGTGTGGTGTTCGGTCTGATCTTCGCGGCCGTCACCTATTACTCCACGAAGGGACGGCGGGACTTCTCCTCCTCGAGTCAGATAGTCGCGGGGCGCTACGACGTGCTGAGCCAGCCCAGCCATGCCGAGCAGGCGCGGGACATGCTGGCTCGGCTCGCGATGGGGGGACCTGCTACGCAGCAGTAG
- a CDS encoding NUDIX hydrolase: MRDFETPPIRCVGAVIHDRNGRLLLIQRANEPGQGKWSLPGGRVGDGESDPTALRREIAEETGLTVAVGPAVGRLTRSGSQHSYYIVDYSCRPLSHELCAGDDAADAMWTDAATFTTLARSGELTEGLSELLSQWNQLPREP, from the coding sequence ATGAGGGACTTCGAGACTCCGCCGATCCGCTGCGTCGGAGCCGTGATACACGACCGGAACGGCAGGCTGCTGCTGATTCAGCGAGCCAACGAACCTGGTCAGGGCAAGTGGTCCCTGCCAGGAGGGCGGGTCGGGGACGGCGAGAGCGACCCGACCGCACTGCGGCGCGAGATCGCCGAGGAAACCGGACTCACCGTCGCGGTAGGACCCGCCGTCGGGCGTCTGACGAGATCCGGATCACAGCACTCCTACTACATAGTGGACTACTCCTGCCGCCCCTTGAGTCACGAACTTTGTGCAGGTGACGACGCTGCCGATGCAATGTGGACCGATGCTGCGACATTCACCACACTCGCCCGATCGGGCGAACTAACCGAAGGACTTTCCGAACTGCTCTCCCAGTGGAACCAGCTACCCAGGGAGCCTTGA
- a CDS encoding RecB family exonuclease: MQGQLAFYGVPDRLVRVTPAKLAAWSSCPRRYRFGYVDSPRPSRGSAMAHTTLGAVLHNALRALYESPVGQRTPSRARELVREHWKSDGFAGARQSGDFMARAQGWLAEYVERWGTAAKPVGVEKRVSATTGTIIVQGRVDRVDERDGEFVIVDYKAGRHPPEVDDVRESRALALYALALQGMSHTRCRRVELHHLRTAEVVGWRHSTDSLAEHRERAEELAREFEEATAAVEAGADRERVFPARPGGQCAACEFRRHCPEGQRATPEIAPWALLGE; this comes from the coding sequence GTGCAAGGGCAACTCGCCTTCTACGGCGTTCCGGACAGACTGGTACGGGTGACCCCGGCCAAACTGGCCGCGTGGTCGAGCTGTCCGCGCCGGTACCGGTTCGGCTATGTGGACAGCCCCCGGCCTTCCCGCGGTTCCGCCATGGCCCACACGACTCTCGGAGCCGTCCTGCACAACGCGTTGCGCGCCCTGTACGAGTCGCCGGTGGGGCAGCGCACTCCGTCGAGGGCGCGGGAGCTGGTGCGGGAGCACTGGAAAAGCGACGGTTTCGCGGGGGCTCGGCAGTCCGGCGATTTCATGGCGCGTGCGCAGGGCTGGCTCGCGGAGTACGTCGAGCGGTGGGGCACGGCCGCGAAACCGGTCGGTGTCGAAAAACGGGTCAGCGCGACCACAGGTACGATCATCGTGCAGGGTCGGGTGGACCGTGTCGACGAGCGCGACGGTGAATTCGTGATCGTCGACTACAAGGCGGGCAGGCATCCGCCCGAGGTCGACGACGTGCGGGAATCACGGGCACTGGCCCTGTACGCGCTGGCGCTGCAGGGGATGTCGCACACCCGGTGCCGTCGGGTCGAGCTGCATCATCTCCGCACCGCCGAGGTCGTGGGGTGGCGGCACAGCACCGATTCCCTGGCGGAGCACCGTGAACGGGCCGAGGAGCTCGCCCGTGAGTTCGAGGAGGCGACCGCCGCGGTCGAGGCGGGCGCGGACCGGGAACGGGTGTTCCCCGCGCGGCCCGGCGGTCAGTGCGCGGCGTGCGAGTTCCGGAGGCACTGTCCGGAAGGGCAGCGAGCCACTCCGGAGATCGCCCCCTGGGCGTTGCTGGGGGAGTGA